The genomic DNA ATTTGTTTTACTATAGCTAGTTAGGACAACACAGACCACCCAGCATGAGTTAAAGGTGGCGTTCTGAAGCCTAAGTGACAATAAGTTTGATGTCGACACTTGCTAGGGTCCTTAATGGCACCAGTAATTGGTCTAGATTTAAAGCTCAGCTGCTCAAATTCTTAATGCCAAGAAATCCTGGACTATCATGTCAACACACGTTTAGCAGTGGGGCATTTAAATGGGGAAAGTCTGAAATCCCCAAAACTGTTTAAGTttacgtaaaaaaaataaaaaaaatagtgttaatgaaagaaaaaaaatctgcaataaaacatgacaacagtggtatcataattgtgcttctttagctacATAACTCTGGTCCAGCCAATCCGCATACATGGTCATGAGTATCACAAAACAGGCAatctgtcaaatcaaatcaaagttCAAATAAAGTAAGCATTATATATCTCATCTTTATTTAACCAATTAAATTAAAAGATCAAAGAGAAAATAGTAATCTCCTCATGTTATAGTATACATTTGGTATATTTCCAAGATTGTTTCTCTCAATCTTTGAAATAGTTTTAGTAATGGGAATTGGTTTGAAATTGAATTGGGCTCTGATTTAATCTGATCAAAGCCATTATTCTTATCTAAAAGTATATTGCTCTATGTTTTCTAAAGACAGAGGGTGTTTACCCAAAGTAAGGTTTTTCAGATGGACTTCTAGTGTCCTATATTAAATATTAGTTTTGTCTGTCTAATCAtccagtatatttttattttaggggaTACATATAGAGTATGACTATAACAAGCCTTATTTTCCCTACAATTTTGACGACAAATCCCTTTCACCAGATTTTTACTGTATAACTGGTGTAACAAAGAATTTAATCTGTATCTTCCAAACATCAAATCATATCAAAGAGGTGATCGGCTCTTTCACTGAATGGCAGAACTTCCATTTCTACAGCCACAATATTGAGAGTTGCAATGCCACAAAAaggctaaatgactaaatgtaaaatgtaatgtaaatgtgtaaTTGTCACTGAGGTGTCAGTAAAAGGGCTTGAATAAATCAAAGGTTCCAATGTAACCTCTTGACATTTCTATTCTTACTTTTgacaacaacaaacatttttatttttgtgttcccattTGCTCCGACAGCAAAAGATAAAATCCACTATTTCCAGGACTTTTCAAAAGAGGGAAAAAATAGACAACGgaacagtcagaagagagaaaggtgccaaatttactgtcacttcctcaacagctgtatttgaaaccccatcgCAGCAGTGGTGACTAGTTTTTTTCAGTTGGGAAAAAGAAAAACCTTATACTGTAGaggtacattaaataaaaaaataaaaaaataaatgtcaaagaGAATATAAAGAAAGTTTGCTAGATTCACGCTACCAAATTAAGGCAGAAATGCATAACcaaagtctgtgaaaagggtcctttCCTTTTGTAATATCTTGACTTGTGCTTTGGTACACTCATGGTTTTAGCAAAAAGTCAAGATCTGTAGCTTTCAGATATGGCATAGTTTGTTACACAGGCACCAGAGGATGCAACACCCAATACAAATGGGTTTTAGAGCATCATTTCCATTTCCTGGATACCACCTCTCAAGAAAAATGCTTCCCTGAGGAGTGTCGTAATTTACTGCAAAGCCAAAGGTTGTAACCTTTTTGGGGTGATTGTTTATTTGCTTAGTCTGCATTGTGAGCATTGCCCTCCTGCCTAAGCTATTAATAAAGTCAAGTAGCTGTGCAAACAGGACACATTTTTGGAGAGGGTGGAGACACAAGGGTCTTGAATAACAGTCAGGCTTTTTAACCTCCACACAACCTAACAGTGCACCTACCACCCTCATGCTAGCAAACACAGGGAGAGTGTGTCAGGCCCTGGATAGGGAGGATCTGACACTCAGGTCAAACCCTGTAAGCCCCCAGTGATTGTGTGATAGAAGAGAGAATGTTGACACGAATACCCTGGATGAAATTCAAGCTCTAGGTTTTTGCATAACTGTCTGTCCTCTGTAATTaaattttagcactgtggatttctagagaGTAAAGTTTTGTTAAAACATTAatcacacaaatattttttttatttatttgtctgctaacaatgtccTACAGTGTAGTAACATGCaacacaggagatttatgtaatttttctttctttctgaaagtTATGAAAATTCACACTACATTGTAATTTCcaacacatctcaaattctgtttcgtgtttaatagaattctgtggtgaaaatgacagtgatggaaaagacatttttaacatttctgaaataaaattgCCCCCTCCTGTGTCTTGCTAAGGCTAGTTTCATAGCTACTATTTTGCGCACCCTATTCCTaaacacacacaattaaataatattttcacactttaagCATAGTagtttgattggaaatgacgctaaaaaaaatcttgaattttctttgttttcttcagacatcacttgtctcataatTCTTCTTAAGCATGCTCTTCAATGACACttttgctgtatatatatatatatacagcaatatatatatatatatatatatatatatatatatatatatatatatatatatatatatatatatatatatatatatatatatatatatatatatatatatatacagcatatatatatatatatatatatatatatatatatatatattatgggcaaaattgtttggtgtggtggaaatgataccACAACTGTATTAATTGTCACAAAGTATGTCATTTTAACACAATAAGCattaaaaaggttaaaaaaattTCAGTCCTTAGATTAtcgtagttttaaacatgttatattgtttgattttgaaagtctgagtctgggacaaggctaaaatctatacataaaaggcatttgaaagtaccaaaaacaaataataaaggcCTGTTAAAAGTTTCCAAGTTAGCTTTAATCTGaccttaatattaataaaaagaaaaagttgaaatctgttagtttaaataaaaatcaacccctgggacattactgttttcaaacagctttcttgAAGACTCCCCCTGTTTGTTATTGGCCAAACAAATGTATAATCCCACagcaaactcatgccattggttgagtcagtgtgtgtgttgggctggtcaggatgcttaaacaaccagagcaatgttttgatagtgtcacTGTCtttcaacctatgaatggcttacttataagtGTTTCTACATGATAAGCTTGaataggagaatgtattttaacataaaaaaaagtttgctgcACATGTTTTGCAGAAAAACTGTTAATTGGCACAACCACAAAGATTTCTTaaagaaaaagatgaaaaatattaTCATGAAAAACCATAAGTGTCTACAGAGCCTCTTAAGGTTTGGGCATGTGGCCTTAAATATGTgcaaaataaggtgcattttcagTGTGTTGAGGTGGTCCACCAATCGAAATTCTTTTCAGAGTGGAATGAATATGATCAAAATGAAGTTTCTGCTCTGAGCCAACCTTTGTTGAGGACCGCATAAATTCTGCAATATTATTCATTATTGATGTATAACATGAAGCTATATAATTCCTCAAGTTGAGATGGGAGTGCAAAGCTAATTAATGTCCTATTTGATATCTTGATCATCTATGTCTCTTTGTAGGTTGTCAGGCCCAGGATCCCCAATTGACAAGTGCACCTGCGCCTAGTACCCCTGCAGAATCAGATCTAGCTAGCACCACACCCAATGTTTTAGGAAAAACAGAGCCAGCACAACAAAGGATTGCTAACCTTACTGAAAGTCCCATCATAGGTACGAGCCCTCTAGGTAAGATCTCCCTACACTAATCTATGATGCAGTTTTCTTGTTGATGTTATTGTTGCTGTGTTGATTGAGAAATCTCACTTTTGAGATGATATACATACATAAGCATATTCTGTTTAGGAGGCTCATTCAATTCAATCAGAATTCATAGTATTGCAATAATGACATCCCTTCAATACAAAATATGggcatctatatatatatatacaccgatcagccacagcattaaaaccacctgcctaatattgtgtaggtcccctcatGCCACTAaaactcagaatagcattctgagatgtatattcttctcaccacagctGTACAGAGTGTTGTCTTAGTTACCATAAACAAccactttgtcagttcaaaccagtctggccattctctgttgacctctctcatcaacaaggctttggataaaaatgtttgccatccacagaactgcccctcactggatgttttttgtttctgacaccattcagagtaaattctagagactgttgtgtttgaaaatcccaggagatcagcagttactgaaatactcaaaccagcccatctggcaccaacaatcgtgccacggtccaaatcactgagatcacatttttccccattctgatggttgatgtgaacattaactgaagctcctgacctgtatatgcatgattttatgcactgcactgctgccacacgattggctgattagataatcgcatggatgattgttggtgccagacgggctggtttgagtatttctgtaactgctgatctcctgggattttcatgcacaacagtctctagaatttactccgaatggtgccaaaaacaaaatacatccagtgagcggcagctctgtggatggaaatgctttgttaatgagagaggtcaacagagaatggccagactggttcgaactggcaaagtctacggtaactcagataaccattttgtaaaattgtggtgaaaagaatataatctcagaatgctactctgagatgcgggttggcgctgttttggcggcacgggtgggacctacacaatattaggtggtggttttaatgttgtggctgattggtgtgtatgtatgtatatatatatatatatatatatatatatatatataacgtcctctcactttcaactgcttttattttaagcaatcttaacatatgtaaatatttgtatgaacataaaaaattaaacaactaagacataaactgaacaagttttgcagccatgtgactaacagaaatggaataatgtgtccctgaacaaaagtaacagtcagtatctggtgtggccaccagctgcattaagtactaaagtgcatctcctcctcatggactgcaccagatttgccagttcttgctgcgagatgttaccccactcttccaccaaggcacttgcaagttcccggacatttctggggggaatggccctagccctcaccctctgatccaacaggtcccaatGTGCTCAATGAGACtaagatccgggctcttcgctggccatggtagaacactgacattcctgttttgcaggaaatcacacacaaaacgagcagtatggctggtggcattgtcatgctggagggtcatgtcaggatgagcctgcaggaaggttaccacatgagggaggaggatgtcttccctgtaacgcacagcgttgtgactgcctgcaatgacaacaagctcagtccgatgatactgtgacacaccgccccagaccatgacggatctTCCACCTCCAAATccatcccgctccagagtacaggcctcggtgtaacgctcattccttcgacgataaacgcgagtccgaccatcacccctggtgagacaaaaccgcgtcagtgaagagcactttttgccagtcctgtctggtccagcgaaggtgggtttgtgcccataggcgacattgttgctggtgatgtctggtaaggacctgccttacaacaggcttacaaaccctcagtccagcctctctctgcctattgcggacagtctgatcactgatggagggattgtgctttcctggtgtatctcgggcagttgttgttgccatcctgtacctgtcccgcaggtgtgatatttggaagtaccgatcctgtgcagttgttggtacacgtggtctgccactgcgaggatgatcagctgtccttcctgtctccctgtagcactgtcttaggcatttCACAGTACGGacgttgcaatttattgccctggccacatctgcagtcctcatgcctccatgtagcatgcctaaggcacgttcacgcagatgagcagggaccttgggcatctttcttttggtgtttttcagagtcagtagaaaggtctctttagtgtcctaagtttttataactgtgacattaattgcctactgtctgtaagctgttagtgtcttaacgaccgttccacaggtgcatgttcattaattgtttatggttcattgaacaagtatggaaaacattgtttaaactctttacaataaagatctgtaaagttatttggacttttacaaaattatctttaaaatacagtgtcctgaaaaagggacatttctttttttgctgagtttatataactTAATTTTCAAAGACACATTTTTTGGAAGTTGCATTCAAGATCTTCCTGGCTCAAAAATATAAGGGGTTATGTGCAATGGGTGTGTGTATTTGGGTGGGCTTTTGCATGATTTCAGGAACATGGCTCAGATCTTTGCTGTATTTAAATGACAACCTCCCCTTAATTTCTGGCTTTTACAGTAATCACGACAGTCCCCTCTTCTCCTACCGTTGGTGCCACGATCATCTCCCAGACATCAGCAGCACCTTCGTCAGTCATCACTGCTATGCCCAGGCCTCACCAATCAGAAACCCCTGAAGTGGTCCAGTCCTCAGGCTCCGCTGAAGctgatgtgaaaaacaaattaagAATGGAGAACAGCCCCATCTCAAATCAGGAGTCATTTTCGAAGGTGATTGATTTTGGGTCACTGAGCTCATGGATTACAATTCTGGGTCGAAGAAAAAAAAACGGAAGGGTCCAAAAAATGTGGCATGTTGATCTGATCATTTGAGAAATAAAGAGCTGCATAGTGAATGTTTAGCTGAGTTCTGCCTCAAACTGCATTTTtctgatttaataaatgaaaagaaccatagacagatgcaaaaatgtgtttgaagtGAACAGCTCCTAAACACAATTTAATTTACACTCTACTGTATCTCTTCAGGTAAAACTATAAGTCAAAGGCTACTTGGCAACCTAAACCAATGGACAGAATGACTTCAGTTTTTATATTCTCAGTCGCTGTTGTCTCTGTCTGTGAGGAAGGAAGAAAGCTTTGTGTCTGAAAGGATGAAGTTTAGCAAGGCAGTTTTGAGCTGTTGATGTCTGTGCAGTCAGATTAAAGAGATCCTGTTTTACCTTTCACTATAAATAATACCGCCacaaaaaatatgaatgagtgggaGAAAAGTTGGGCTTTCTCTGAGTGTTGTCATGCGGTTATGAACCCAGGACAGAGGTTAGAGACAGGAAGTGTGGGATGGGATGATGGGTGCTGCCGAGAAAAGATCTGAGATCAGTGAATGTATCTACAGCCAGTCAGGGTTTTTAtggtttttaatttagtttttaaatcaattttatttcagttaagtttagtttttagttcgtttttttttttttagtacattaTGTTTTTAAGTTGTAAAACTTTAGGGTCATTTTTAGTGGCTTAGTATTTTTACGTTTAATTaagttttgacattttatgaTACACCGTGTATCAAAAGCTTAAACCTCAAATTAAttcatggtcatttttattttatttagttagtgttggagtcatgaaaatgtgttttaggttaaaaaaaaatgttaaaattatgttaaattatgttagtaattatttttatttcagtttacaaaaaggtttttatttagttttcgtTATTGCTAGAGCCATTCTGATATTGGATCAGTATATGGGGaacaatttatattaataataataataataaataaacattgtgaCATCATTATTATTACCATGATGGATAAATACTTAATACGTAATAATTTATCattgttttttcacattacagtaatgagaatgacaaCTGGGGGAAGGTGGATTAATTTCCTTTTTGCCTGCTTGTTAGGGGACACCCAAACTAAATTGACATTGCATGATCAGATATCTGCAAAATAGAAACAAAACTTGTTTGTTTTTGATATCTGTGttaatatttttgtgtttatgtgtttctCTATAGATAGACGAAGACAGAGCAAAGTCTTCTCCCGCTGTTTTAGTGTCTGTGCTGATCACTGGCTTACTTCTTGCTGCCATTATAGTTGGCACATACTATTTTAAGTGCCATCGCAGAACCAGTCCTAAAGGCGTAAAACTGGTGAGTACCAGCacaaaaagacacatttattgaactccagatgccattaaaaaaaaacgtaCAGGGACCTGATCGTTAATGTAGCATATAAAATATGCCCAccattttattgaaaagaaaGCACCCATATTATggtaaacattaataaattatgttcTATATGAAATCTGTTTAACCTCATCTTAAAGCtttagtaatttttatttatttatttgtttgaacattttgaggcaggactatctgtttttctTCCAGTGGTAGACAgggaagtgttcaggaaacctgcttgaaaacaATTTTTTCGTTTGATGACACTATGTAGTggtgaagaaattacacacttcagctttattaCACACTTTATACACACTTAATTTATTGagcatgtgtttatttattaaagaaagTAATGTACTATTCTTGAATTGTGATCAATATCTGTTAGTCTTGGGTGCAAATTTCAacatttagggttaggttaggtttagggtttagtgATCCTCCAAAGCTTTTCCTGCTGTCTAAAACCCCAAAATGATAACTTCACCAGTAAATCTCCACCAAGTGTTCCCAATCAAATTGctattttgaatgtgtttgtgtgtgctcattttaattataaatttcAGAATATTTGGTAGAGAAGTGTTGCCAAGTTCGTAATTAAGAGGGAAACAATTGGCAGCATATCAGTCCAGTGCAGTTCCTCTTGCACACGCCCCATCTAATGTTAAGAACCACAACATATGCTTGtgaaacactcactgtttcatcTCCCTGCCAACACTTTTAAGCTGTTTTTCTCTCTTGTAATGTCAAAcgatgaaacttaaaaaaaaaatgtatacaataaaaaaatagaaagtgTTACATTGATCCATATATTCAAAGGGCAGGATTTCATAAGCCAAATGATGTTGAAAGCACAAAGTGGATCAGCAAAATATATTTGATGTTTGAGCTTTGAAGATGCATCAGaataatgtatgtccaaaaaaTTTCAGAATTCACGTACTGTCagaatatgtactgtatttgatgaaggacacacttctcagtcggtaaaacagtatgttctttatGTATGCAggcaagtagtatgaatagattccggaCATACTTCATGTGGGTTTTGACCCGTGAGCCAAAGGTATGACGTAAAGATATCAACCacgaaaataatctactctggttttgttaaacaagcaccatttaagcacaaagaACAGCTTTCTTGGTATATAGGTCACTTACAGTTGAAATAGCCATCTGACTCGCAGTTCACCGCCGTtattttaaatccagcattttgaacgtgACATACCAAGGCAGTATGGGATCATAAAATGTCTAATCAATCCGCAATTCAGAATCTcaccagaaatagtaggtcatccgggtatttctcacttactgttttatgaatactgaggattcagacaaacttctccattggcatactgtttttggcattctatatagtagggaagtatggatattcggaaaCAACACGTTTATGTCTTTAATCTAGTTTTATAATCGCATAAGACCATATcgccatttttatgttattttgattaattgtgcagcactgaaggatcatgaaattagtctactgatgcactctttatgaaaattaatggccaaataaaaagcacattaaaatcatcgcaatattttatatcatcagcaaaatcaacctgattatattgtgaatattcgatTGATTCCCCCAGCTCtacttctaaatatatatatatatatatatatatatatatttattttaatttggaatgcccagttcccaatgtgctctaagtcctcgtggtggcgtagtgactcgcctcaatccgggtggcgtaggacaaatctcagttgcctccgtgtctgag from Myxocyprinus asiaticus isolate MX2 ecotype Aquarium Trade chromosome 29, UBuf_Myxa_2, whole genome shotgun sequence includes the following:
- the LOC127420061 gene encoding uncharacterized protein LOC127420061 isoform X2, which codes for MAVLTPRMNELWKRMALVLVFAILLLYSCQAQDPQLTSAPAPSTPAESDLASTTPNVLGKTEPAQQRIANLTESPIIVITTVPSSPTVGATIISQTSAAPSSVITAMPRPHQSETPEVVQSSGSAEADVKNKLRMENSPISNQESFSKIDEDRAKSSPAVLVSVLITGLLLAAIIVGTYYFKCHRRTSPKGVKLAESFIADEENQGNTLVSMAPLNQPELQQKPSLNGESPETVKTQTPPAATNGHSTTKTADTEL
- the LOC127420061 gene encoding uncharacterized protein LOC127420061 isoform X1, giving the protein MAVLTPRMNELWKRMALVLVFAILLLYSCQAQDPQLTSAPAPSTPAESDLASTTPNVLGKTEPAQQRIANLTESPIIGTSPLVITTVPSSPTVGATIISQTSAAPSSVITAMPRPHQSETPEVVQSSGSAEADVKNKLRMENSPISNQESFSKIDEDRAKSSPAVLVSVLITGLLLAAIIVGTYYFKCHRRTSPKGVKLAESFIADEENQGNTLVSMAPLNQPELQQKPSLNGESPETVKTQTPPAATNGHSTTKTADTEL